The genomic region TCTTTGTTTGATATATCATGTTGGAAGGGTTAAAACACATTCTTTTTTGTTGATTGTATACCTTTTTATTTTGAATCATTTGTAATTTGAATTctttggtgtttttttttttttttcatatgaaAAAGCCTGCAATGTTTTTTACTCGGTGAGCTCAAACATATGTTACTGATCGAAGACCTTTCACTCCTCAAAACCACCATACATAGCTCTCAAGTCTGAACGGATTCATGTGAATCTTCACCAACCGCCTACCTATGCTTCCAACATtaaacaaatgaaataaaaacaaaaaccctTTTTCTTGCTTAAGAacacttatttaattatgttgGCAATACGCGGTGTTCAACAAACAAAAGTTGTGTGATTTTGTTGTCGGTTGAGTAGTAAAAGCGTGGAGTTCTCTTCACCCCACATTCCATTTCTTTTGATGTATTCATCCCATCATAAATTACACCATCCACAATAAAAGGTTACAATCTAATGATACTCCCAgtgatttaataaaattttagatttaatctctatattttaaaattgagttttcttttcttttatatatatatatatatatatataaaacattctTAATCCAGTCATTAAAATCTAAACTatcttttttatcaaaatttgttaacttgaaattttgattaaGCTATCCTCGTATGATGTAGCATATGATTAATagaaaataaacatattaaattaacaaATGTTGACAGAAATTACCAAGAAAGATAATTATTGGATTaggatttttaaattaaaaaattagaggtttaaatttttaacttttaaagtatAGAGACCAAATCTCAAGTTCTTTGCAAGTATAAGGACTCACAACAAATTTTAACCTAATAAAATTCAATAATACTATAACaagattaattatttaattatctagCAGGAtgatcaaattaaataaaattgaatgataataatttttaaaaagaaaaccaTGTTTCTAAAAATGAAAGATTAATGAAATTCTCCATTCCAATCATTACTACTAAAGTGGGTATCAAatccttttgatgaaaaattcaaaattcaccCTTTTAATATTTCTTTTTCTCAATTATTTTGGTAGTGTAATAAAATTagaagtcaagttaaacaaaaaaattatcttaatttttttaattcattatattcaaatttaatatcttaattaaaacaaaatatctaACTCTTTATCATTCAATCTAGAGGCATTCATGGGTTGGGTCGATTCAAGTCAAGTTTAagcatgatattaatatattttatacttgATAAAACAAATAGTtagctatttttattttatgtcaaatttgacatgcaagatctgcataaataaaacatgaaatatgacggttgaatttttaaaatattaatcgtaTAAAAGTTACGTAATTATGTAAACCACTTTAGTTTTACATGTATAATTGGATCCTTTtcctttttatatatattgtataatttataatacataaaaaattaaatctatagtaatatataatattaaaatgaaaaattaaaatgagTTTAGATTAGCCACTTACAAATATGGATaaacttgggcaaaattttaagtttatattTCGCAAGATGACAGGCTTGgatatatattaatatagataaTATTTTAGACCTATATGATAGAAATATCATATCGATCAAAATTTTACATGCATAATAAATATGAGTATCTTTATAAATTCAataattgaattgttaaaatattaattgtataaaaattataaaaatttataataccATTTTAATTTTACATTGATGTAAATAAATCTTTcttcatataaaataatataatataatatattataaatataaaaaattggtCGGATTCAAATGTTGAATGTTTGAGCCAAAATCTAATCTATATTATAAACCAGCTTATTCTTTTTTTACTGTACTTACTTTTTAGATTTAAGATTTACTCAAATTCTTCCTAATTTCAAGCTGTAAATGTTGATACTTTGTGCTACAAAAAGTTGTACTCTTTCCCCAATGTTTTCTTTTGGGGACTCCAAAAAGGCAGTTAATTATGGCGGGTGTTTATTCCCTTTCATGGAAGTAACCTTCCAACTAAATCCACTTTTCAACCAACCCCCTTAATTAACCTTGTACCTTGTGCTTTAAACTCTTATACCTTAACTTCTCAAGATGCCCTTTTAACTAACTTCTtccaaaagaaaagaaacctTGCTTCAAGCCACTTGTACATTGTTGTCTTATAAGTTGTACTACCAGTCATATTACGTATATGAACCGTTAAATGAACCGGTTTCCAATCCCACCCCTTCTAAGAATTTGTAATTATACCAAATGCTTCCAACATATTCtatgatttaaaaataaaaaaggtcaGATCCCCATTTTCAAGCTAAGGTGAGGTGTCATTTTCTTCTGAAAATAAAATTTACGAAAAAAAAGGGGagttttttataataaaaaaatcattttaatcaTTTAGTTTGCTTCTTCATCACTGAAAGTGATTTTTTTGCATATTTAGAGAGGGAGAGTTTGAGAGAGAAAGagcaaaacaaaaagaagaagaaaaaaaaaaagcagaagATAATATTGGGTTATTGTAGCTAGCTAGCTCCACATTGTCTATGGCTTCAAAGCTTCTTTTGATTGctgtctttgttcttgatctcatTGCTTTTGGTTTAGCTGTGGCAGCTGAGCAAAGAAGAAGCACTGTAAGTGGCACCACCCTTGCCTTCTTCATGCGTAATTTTTTGGTCCACATTAGTTCATACAATTTCTGGGTTTTATTGAAAGTTTCAACTTTCTTGCTGAAAAATGAGGAAAATGAATGAAAgcctttttttgttttgtttgaaaAACAGCTGTAAATGTTGTTTTAGATTTCTGGGTTTTTTGTTGTATATGTAAATTTGCTACTTTTGAAGTACAGGTTGTTCTTGGTTCTTGGGCAATAAGGGTAGCCTAGAAACATAGTATTCAATCTTGATTTATGTatgtcatatatatatttgttttcgTAGTATTCACTTTCTGCAAATCAAGTAGTATACCATTCTCAATTGTCTATGAACTTTACCAGATCTCAGCTGAATTGCCATAAAAATGGTAGATCTCTCTGTATTTTCTTTTCTATTGCTCTCTCTCTAGACTAGTTCAAACATACAGAGATTATGGGAATTGGGAAGTCGTGGATCTAACCAGACAGGCATGCAactgaccattgtgtatttgaatCTCTGTGCAGGCCAAGATTGTCCAAGACAGTGAAGTTAATTATAACTATTGTGTCTATGACTCAGACATATCAACAGGCTATGGTGTTGGTGCATTTTTGTTCCTTATGGTTAGCCAAGCCCTTATAATGGCTGCAAGCAAATGCTTCTGCTGTGGAAAGGGTTTAAACCCCAGTGGTTCAAGGGCCTGGGCAGTCATCCTTTTCATAGTCTGCTGGTAtgtcacaatttcatcaaatttATAGCCGTCATTATTGTAGATTTTTGTTGTTTCattggttatttgaattttgtgTCACAGGTTGTTTTTCCTGATTGCTGAGATATGCTTGCTGGCTGGATCGGTGAGAAACGCCTACCATACCAAATACCGAACCATTTTCAGCGAGCAGCCTCCCTCTTGTGAAACTGTGAGGAAAGGTGTGTTTGGTGCAGGGGCAGCTTTCATTTTCTTAAATGCCATTGTCAACAAGTTCTATTATATTTGCTATTCAAGTGCTAGGGACAAAAGCTTCCAAGCGTACGGTGGAGAGACCGGTGTCGGTATGGGCACATACAAATAAACAAGCCTGCAAATTTGGGGTTTCTATCTTATTACAGTAGATATGGCCACATAGACTCCATTGtctgtttttatttttagttgCATTTTCATGTGCTAAGGGTTCAACATAGGTGATAGGTTGTATTTTGTATCAGATTTATGTCTTCATTTTATTTCCCCTTTTTTTCCCATTCCAATTGAAGTTTCTTGTATACATTATACATACCAATAACAAAAAAGATTCGTGTTGATGTTCCAATTCGAGATTTGATGTCAATTATGTATTTCTTGAACCAATTACATGATCTTCAATAGGGTTGCTATTTTTTAAACAACTGATTGTTACTGAACAAAGGGACACAGTTTTTGTTAACATTGGAACCAGTGTCTGAAAACTTGATTCTTTGCTTAGAAGGAAGCCTATCAGGAACAATCATCCAAGCGGTAATCGCGTGCCGTATTGTATTCCAAATACGAGCTGCTCCATACTTGTAGCACAACTTCACCTAACAATGTCACCATTTTGCTTCTTGAACAAGGATAGGATACAATGTTCCTTAGTTCGAGCAAAGCTTCGAGAAGCACAGGCTGCCTCGTAACGCTCATGTTTTTTCATTGAATTAGATTTTAAAGTAAAATGGGAGGCATAAACTTCATTTTACCAAGGTCCAGGGACATTGACTAGATttattcataaatcaaattttctcattttgcAGGAAGGAAGATTGTTCTTCAAGCAAGAGATGTATATACCAATCACTGAATCAAATGCTCGGTACTTAACTATTACGAAGAATCCGACTTGCACAAGTAAACTTGTGATGGCACCAAGTGAGTACTTGAGCCAGTATACACCTAACTGAAACCAGGCAGCTAAAACTCATTTGCTGATATTGCTGAGACATGTTCTATCTGTTTCGGCCATTAC from Gossypium arboreum isolate Shixiya-1 chromosome 1, ASM2569848v2, whole genome shotgun sequence harbors:
- the LOC108480850 gene encoding uncharacterized protein LOC108480850, whose product is MASKLLLIAVFVLDLIAFGLAVAAEQRRSTAKIVQDSEVNYNYCVYDSDISTGYGVGAFLFLMVSQALIMAASKCFCCGKGLNPSGSRAWAVILFIVCWLFFLIAEICLLAGSVRNAYHTKYRTIFSEQPPSCETVRKGVFGAGAAFIFLNAIVNKFYYICYSSARDKSFQAYGGETGVGMGTYK